The segment GAGGAGTGCGGGACACGGGGGATGAGGCTCGTCGACGAACCAGTGCGCTCGATGGTGTCGAGGAAGTGGCCGCCGACCTCCTGTTCGAGCACGTTCCAGACGAGCTGGAGGGAGTCGAACTCCTGTTCGATGGCCATGTCGCCCTCGGCGAGCCAGCCGATGGAGGGCCCGAGCGCCCAGCCGACGGCATCGACGAGACCCTCCTCGCGGAGCTCGTCGAGGACCTCGAGCACGTCCGCGTCGACCTCGTCCACGTTCGCGTTGTGCAGCTGGAGCACGTCGATATGGTCGAAGCCGAGGCGGTCGACGCTGCGCTCGGTGGCTGTGCGGATCCACTCCGGTGTGATCTCCTTCGGGAGCTCGCCGTGGCCGGCCTGTGGGTTGTTGTAGAAGTCGTAGCCGATCTTCGTCGCGACGGTCACCTCGTCGCGACGGTCACCGAGGGCCTCGCCGACGAGCTCCTCGCTGCGGCCGTGGCCGTACACGTCACCGGTGTCGAAGTAGGTGATTCCCTGGTCGTGGGCGTACTGCAGCATCTCGACCGCCTGTTCCTCCGTGCGGTCGCCCCACCAGTCCGTGCCGACGACCCACGCGCCGAAGCCGATTTCCGACACCTCGACGCCCGAGTCACCGAGTTCGCGGTACTGCATATCCCCGGCTAGGGAACGGTGGCACTTAGCGGGTGTGTTTCGTTCTCGGCGCGCGGGAACGGTCGCCTCGGCTCGGCCTCCACCAGGTCCGCGTCGAACGCGAACACGAGCGCGACGGCGGGGACGAGCGTTAGGACGACCGTAACCCCGGGAACTGCCAGTGCTTCTTCGGCGCACGGGTCGTCGCCACCGGGTCGTGATATCGGGTCGAGCGACCGTATCGCCCCGACGCCCTCCCGGTGATGCACGGAGTTCGGACAACAGAAGGTCCATACGGCTGCCCGCCGAATGGGCGGGCATGACGAAACGGCACGTCTCGCTCCCGGCTGACGCGGAGGCCGGTGTTCGGGCGTTCATCGACGAGGTCGACGAGCGACTCTCGTCCGACGAGGACACCTGTACGGTCGTCGAGGAGACGCTGGTCGACCTGCACGGGGACCGCGACGCGTACGAGCGCTGGCAGAACGACGCCGAGGTCTCGCCGGCCGAGCGCGTCCGCCTCCAGGGCTACGACCCGTGCAACACCACGCTGGAGTCGGAGTACTACGCCGAGAAGGACGAGGAGCGGTTCGTCCGCTCGAAGCACCTCCAGTGGCTCTGGCGGCAGTTCGACGCCACACCGATGGCCGACAACGTCGAGTTCGCGCTGCGCTTCCGACGGATGCTAGCTGGTCATCTGTTCGAGGAGTGCGGGGAGAACTGCCGGTTCTTCAAAGGGATCTCGTTCACCTACGGCCACAACATCAGCGTCGGCGACAACGTCGTCGTCCACGACGACGTCCACCTCGACGACCGCGGGAAGCTGACCATCGGCGACCGCGTCTCCATCTCCGACGACGCCCACATCTACAGCCACGACCACGACATCGTCGACCAGACCGCGGTCTCGAACTACCACACCATCGTCGAGGACGACGCCCGCGTCACCTACGACTCGATGGTCCGGGCGGGCTGTCGCATCGGCGAGAACGCCGTCGTCGGCGCGAAGAGCATCGTCGGCAGCGACGTCCCCGACCACCACGTCGCCGTCGGCCAGCCGGCTAAGAGTGTCCGCGTCAAGCCCGGCTGGGAGGAGATCGCCGAACCGCTCGACGACGCCAACGTCGACCGCCGGGACGACCGCGAGCTCGCGTACGAACTGCCCGAGGACCTCGACACCTTCGACGAGTTCGGCCGTGACCTGTCGCCCCCGAAGTAACAGGTTTTTACTCTGTCGTGTGAAAGGTCGGGGTGATGAAGCGTCGTCGCCTCCTCGCCACGGTCGGTGCTGGCCTCGCCAGCGGCGTCGCCGGCTGTCTCGATCCGCCCGGTGACGGCGAGCAGACGCCGATCGACGAGGACGCTCCCCTGCGCCTCGAACGCGTGCGGATGCGGCTCCAGACGCCGTGGGGTGCGTCGTTCCACCCCGAAACCGGGAGCCTCTTCGTCACGGAGCGCCCCGGCCGGGTGGTCAGGGCGACCGGGAACAACCTCGGGCCGGTCGGGGACCTGACTGGAGACACGGCCGCCTACGGGCAGGCCGGCCTCCTCGGGCTGGCGTTCGACCCCACCGAACCGACGGACCTCTACGTCTACCAGACGTACGACGGCGAGAACGGCCTACGGAACCGGGTGCTCCGGCTCGACGCCAGCCGACAGTTCGCGGTGGATTCGGTCGTCCTCGACGGGATACCGGGCAACACCGTAAGCAACGGGGGCCGGATCGCGTTCGGCCCCGAGGGCGCGCTCTGGGTCACGACGGGCGACGCCGGCGAGCCCCAGAACGCCCAGTCTCGGGTCTCGCTGGCCGGGAAGGTGCTCCGGGTCACCCGGGACGGCGAGGCACATCCCGACAACCCGTTCGACTCCCCGGTGTACACCTACGGCCACCGTAACCCGCGCGGGCTCACGTTCGCCGACGACGCGGTCTACGTCGTCGAGAACACACCCGACCTGGTCGACGAGCTCAACCGCCTGGAACGCGGCGGCAACTACGGCTGGCCCGAGGTCGCCGGGGCTGCCGACGACGACCGGTTCGTCGACCCCGTGCTCTCGTGGCAGGACCCACTCATCGGCCCCGGAAGCATCACCCACTACACCGGTCCCATCGACCGCTGGCGGGGCAGTTTCTTCGTCGGCGCGCTCACGGGGACGCATCTCCGACAGGTCACCTTCGGCGACGGCGACCCCGAGCAGCGAACGTTGTACGGCGACCTCGGCCGAATCCGGACGACGTTCACCGGGCCCGACGACCACCTCTACTTCACGACGAGCAATCAGGACGGTCGCGGCGACCCGGACCCCACCGACGACGAGATCTACCGCGTTCGGCCGCCGTGACACACCCCACCCGCCACCGTCGAACGCTATAAGTCCCGTGACACACAATGTCACAGTATGGCGAACGTCTGGGACTGGACCCTCGGCTACCTCGTCGTGTTCGCCGTCCTCCAGCTCGCCGTGTACGTCTACTACCGCCGGCAGGTCGACGACGACCCCACGCCCGACCCGGCCGGTGGTGACCCCGCGGGCGTCGACCGGGTCGTGGCGAACACGTCGGTCCGCGACACCGGAGCGACCGACAGTCGACGCTGTCCACACTGCGGCGCGTCGAACGAGCCCGACTCGCGCTACCGGTACTGCCGCAACTGCGCGAAATCGCTGTCCGGGGCTTAGGTGTTGTGGCCATTCCGGCCAGCAAACATAAGCCCAGCCCGGCGGAATCCTGTATCGACTCGAATGGAAGACACGGATTCCGAACGGTACGTCGGACGCGAGACGGTCAACGGACTCATCATCTACGACCGGGAGAACCTGGACGCCTGGATCGAGTCCGACACCACCGTCGCCATCACCGAGCAGACGGACCATCGGTCGTCGCCCTCGCGGTAGGCCACCCAGTCCCCGGTTCTACGTCGCTCACGTTCCGGAGCCACGGCTGTCCCGTCACCGAGATCGACGGCGTCAGTGGGACGACGCCGGTGTGGGATCAGTACGCGCCCCGGAGCTCCGGTTCGAGCGCGAGTGCGACGGTGAACAGACAGACTGCGAGCATGCCGACCGAGCCCAGCGCGTACATCGCCCCCTCGAACGACCACGCGAGGCCGAGTGCGGCCAGCGCGAACAGCGCCAGACCGACCACCAGTCGAACCATGGTCGGGAAGCGCATCTCAGTCCCCCTCCGCACAGTCGAGCAGGTCCGCCGGCTCGACGTCGAGGTCCTCGTGCTCGATGTCGTCCCACTCGACCGCGACGGTGGCACGGATGGTCGCGAAATCGTTCCCCGAGTAGCCACGTGCGAGCTGTGGCCACCGCTCCGTCACGGTCGAATCGGAGAGCACGTCGAACACGAGTGACTCCCCCGTCTGCTGCGTCTCACCCGCCGCAGGTGGATCGATACCCCCAGTATCGGAGTGTACGTTCTGACTCACGGCCTTCCAACTCCCCGGCCATAACATTGATACCGGATGACATAGCTAACCACCGATTACCTCAACGGACTGTCGGGTGTAAGCGACCGGAGGCAGATAATGCCGTCTTCAATTCGTCGTCCCCTCCCGGGATTCCGAGCGGCAGGAAGCTGTTACGGGGTGATTTCGAACCGATTCCGATGACCGTTCGCCACAGGCTCGAAACCACAGGTTTCTCGCGTTCAATCGGGGCCTGTAGAACACGGACGGGGGCACCCCTCTCGTGGCGACCGCCACGGTCGTTCGCTCGGCAGAACATGCGCCGTCCGGGAATTGAACCACGGTCGCTCGCTTCGCTCGCTCCCTGATTCAATTCCCGTTGGCGATGCTGTCTCTCACTTCGTTCGAGACAAGCATGCGCCGTCCGGGAATTGAACCCGGGCTAGTGGCTTGGGAAGCCACTGTCCTACCACTGGACCAACGGCGCTCGGTCACTCGCCGCGGTCGACATCGCTTCGCTCCGTCGACCAACGGCGCTCACTCGCAGTGATTCCATCACTTCCTTCCCCCCGATGCCACTTGAACGTAGCGTTTCGCCGGACTGGACGCTCGTCCAGTTCCAGCGACGGGCGAGGAACGTTATTGGTCCTGTACACCCAAGCGATGCACGATGATAGACCTCCGGTTCGGAGACGAGGAACTGGCCGCACAGCGTGCCCACATCGTGAGCTTCATCCAGGACGTCGTCGACGACGCGGGGGCGGACGGGGCCGTCCTGGGGCTCTCGGGTGGCGTCGACAGCACGACGACCGCCTACCTCGCCGTCGAGGCGCTCGGTCGCGAGCACGTCTACGGGCTCGTCCTCCCCTCGCGCGTCTCCAGCGAGGCGAACATGAGCGACGCCGAACGGGTCGCCGAGGACCTCGGCATCGAGTACGACGTGGTCGAGATCGGCGGCATCGTCGACGAGATCGTCGATTCGATCCCGGACGCACGGGAGGACACCGTCGCCGTGGGCAACACCGCTGCACGCGTGCGGGGCGTCCTCAACTACTACGTCGCCAACGAGGAGAACCGCGTGGTGCTGGGCACCGGGAACAAGGCCGAGGCGCTGACGGGCTACTTCACGAAGTACGGCGACCAGGCCGTCGACTGCAACCCCATCGGCAACTGCTACAAGCAGCAGGTCCGC is part of the Haloarchaeobius litoreus genome and harbors:
- a CDS encoding NAD+ synthase, translating into MIDLRFGDEELAAQRAHIVSFIQDVVDDAGADGAVLGLSGGVDSTTTAYLAVEALGREHVYGLVLPSRVSSEANMSDAERVAEDLGIEYDVVEIGGIVDEIVDSIPDAREDTVAVGNTAARVRGVLNYYVANEENRVVLGTGNKAEALTGYFTKYGDQAVDCNPIGNCYKQQVRQLARDLGAPEELAEKPATAELWADQTDEDEMGVGYDVVDAVIALHIEGGVSTVATARELGVEESVVGTVRELYENSAHKRSMPPAPEPADL
- a CDS encoding DUF7331 family protein; the protein is MEDTDSERYVGRETVNGLIIYDRENLDAWIESDTTVAITEQTDHRSSPSR
- a CDS encoding DUF7577 domain-containing protein; translated protein: MANVWDWTLGYLVVFAVLQLAVYVYYRRQVDDDPTPDPAGGDPAGVDRVVANTSVRDTGATDSRRCPHCGASNEPDSRYRYCRNCAKSLSGA
- a CDS encoding PQQ-dependent sugar dehydrogenase produces the protein MKRRRLLATVGAGLASGVAGCLDPPGDGEQTPIDEDAPLRLERVRMRLQTPWGASFHPETGSLFVTERPGRVVRATGNNLGPVGDLTGDTAAYGQAGLLGLAFDPTEPTDLYVYQTYDGENGLRNRVLRLDASRQFAVDSVVLDGIPGNTVSNGGRIAFGPEGALWVTTGDAGEPQNAQSRVSLAGKVLRVTRDGEAHPDNPFDSPVYTYGHRNPRGLTFADDAVYVVENTPDLVDELNRLERGGNYGWPEVAGAADDDRFVDPVLSWQDPLIGPGSITHYTGPIDRWRGSFFVGALTGTHLRQVTFGDGDPEQRTLYGDLGRIRTTFTGPDDHLYFTTSNQDGRGDPDPTDDEIYRVRPP
- a CDS encoding aldo/keto reductase, producing MQYRELGDSGVEVSEIGFGAWVVGTDWWGDRTEEQAVEMLQYAHDQGITYFDTGDVYGHGRSEELVGEALGDRRDEVTVATKIGYDFYNNPQAGHGELPKEITPEWIRTATERSVDRLGFDHIDVLQLHNANVDEVDADVLEVLDELREEGLVDAVGWALGPSIGWLAEGDMAIEQEFDSLQLVWNVLEQEVGGHFLDTIERTGSSTSLIPRVPHSSGLLNEQVTPDTELDDDDHRSYRPDEWYETGWEKVEALRFLERDGERTMSQASIQWLLSHSEVATVTPTFRTTADIDEWAAASEVPPLTDEEVARVADLYADDFGIDRDDGMDVLRSSVGGDDIDAADIDKQAT
- a CDS encoding acyltransferase gives rise to the protein MTKRHVSLPADAEAGVRAFIDEVDERLSSDEDTCTVVEETLVDLHGDRDAYERWQNDAEVSPAERVRLQGYDPCNTTLESEYYAEKDEERFVRSKHLQWLWRQFDATPMADNVEFALRFRRMLAGHLFEECGENCRFFKGISFTYGHNISVGDNVVVHDDVHLDDRGKLTIGDRVSISDDAHIYSHDHDIVDQTAVSNYHTIVEDDARVTYDSMVRAGCRIGENAVVGAKSIVGSDVPDHHVAVGQPAKSVRVKPGWEEIAEPLDDANVDRRDDRELAYELPEDLDTFDEFGRDLSPPK